In Pseudomonas coleopterorum, the genomic window CAGCAGTCCACCGATGATCGGCAACTTGCGCGCCAATCCGATGCTCGCGCCGCGACGGATCAGCCAGTCGGAGAAGAACCCGGAGCACAGCACGCCGACGAAAGCTGCCAGGAACGGCAGCGAGGCGAGCATGCCCGACTTGATGAAGTCCATCCCGCGGTATTTGACCAGATAGGTCGGGAACCAGGTCAGGAAGAACCACAGTGTCGAGTTCAGGCAATACTGCCCCAGGTAGATGCCCCAGAGCTTGCGCTTGCTCAGCACGATACCCAGGTCGATCCAGCTGAACCCGGCCTTGGCCTGACGTGCCGATTTCTGCATGTCGACCAAGCCGCCGCCGTCGCTGATGAGCTGGATTTCGGCAGCGTTGGCGCCTTTGAAATCACGCGGCTCGCGGTACACGGCGTACCAGATCACCGCCCACACGATACCCACCAGACCGGTACTGACGAACACCATGTGCCAACCGAATTCGTGTTGCAACCAGGCCAGCACCGGGGTCAAGAAGGCCAGGCCGACAAACTGGCCCGACGTGTAGAAACCGATGGCGGTGGCGCGTTCGCGTTCGGGGAACCAGGTCGTCACCACGCGGCTGTTGATGGGATACGCCGGGGCTTCCAGGGCACCCACCGCCATGCGCAGGACGAACAGGGCGATGAAGCTGCCGGCGAAGCCGAGCATGACCGTGGCGATGGACCACAGGGCCAGGGCCACACTGTAGAGAATGCGCGGCGGCACGCGGTCCACCAGCCAGCCACCGGGGATCTGCATGGCCGCGTAGGTCCAGCCGAACGCCGAGAAGATCAGGCCGACGTGAACCGGATCGATACCCAGATCGCTGGTCAGCGCCGGTGCGGCGATGGACAGGTTGCTGCGGTCCAGGTAGTTGATGACCACGGTGATGAACAGCAGCACCATGATGAAGAAACGCTTGCGGCTGGGCGTCGCCAGCGCCGGAGCGGTGGTTGCGGTTTGCGTGTGCATGGGGTGCCTCTTATTGTAGTTGTAGAGGGTGATGCGGCGCCCTGGCGGACGCTTTCGCAGGCAGATGGCTCACCGCCTGCCCCGCTCTCACAAAGGTGTCGATATCCGTGTGGGAGCGGGCTCTGCCCGCGAAGGCCGCGCCGCAATATCAGCGTCTTCTCACCACTCGGCAAAGCTGCCATCGGCGTGGCGCCAGATCGGGTTGCGCCAGCGATGGCCGATTTCGGCCCGCTCCCGCACGTACTCCTCGTTGATCTCGATGCCCAGCCCCGGCCCATTGGGGATCTTCACGAACCCGTTGTCGTAGTCGAACACCTCGGGATGGGCAACGTAATCGAGCAGATCGTTGCTTTCGTTGTAGTGAATGCCCAGGCTCTGCTCTTGAATGAACGCGTTGTAGCAAACCGCATCCAGCTGCAGGCAAGCCGCCAGCGCGATCGGACCCAGCGGGCAATGCAGCGCCAATGCCACGTCATAGGCTTCAGCCATGTTGGCGATCTTGCGGGTCTCGGTGATCCCTCCGGCGTGCGACGCATCGGGCTGGATGATGTCGACATAGCCTTCACTCAGGATCCGCTTGAAATCCCAGCGTGAATACAGACGCTCACCCAGCGCGATCGGCGTGCTGGTCAGCGGCGCCAGTTCCTTGAGCGCTTCATAGTTCTCGCTCAGCACCGGCTCCTCGATGAACATCAGCTTGAACTGATCGAGTTCCTTCATCAGCACCTTGGCCATGGGCTTGTGCACCCGGCCATGAAAATCGACGCCGATGCCCACGTTCGGCCCGACCGCATCACGCACGGCCGCCACACTGGCCAGGGCGCGATCGACCTTGTCGAAGGTGTCGAGAAACTGCAGCTCTTCGGTGCCGTTCATCTTCACCGCCGTGAAGCCACGCGCGACCGCTTCGCTGGCCGCCCGCGCCGTATCGGCCGGCCGATCCCCGCCGA contains:
- the dgoD gene encoding galactonate dehydratase, translating into MKITKLTTFIVPPRWCFLKVETDEGVVGWGEPVVEGRAHTVAAAVDELSDYLIGKDPRNIEDIWTVLYRGGFYRGGAIHMSALAGIDQALWDIKGKALGVSVSDLLGGQVRDRIRVYSWIGGDRPADTARAASEAVARGFTAVKMNGTEELQFLDTFDKVDRALASVAAVRDAVGPNVGIGVDFHGRVHKPMAKVLMKELDQFKLMFIEEPVLSENYEALKELAPLTSTPIALGERLYSRWDFKRILSEGYVDIIQPDASHAGGITETRKIANMAEAYDVALALHCPLGPIALAACLQLDAVCYNAFIQEQSLGIHYNESNDLLDYVAHPEVFDYDNGFVKIPNGPGLGIEINEEYVRERAEIGHRWRNPIWRHADGSFAEW
- a CDS encoding MFS transporter, encoding MHTQTATTAPALATPSRKRFFIMVLLFITVVINYLDRSNLSIAAPALTSDLGIDPVHVGLIFSAFGWTYAAMQIPGGWLVDRVPPRILYSVALALWSIATVMLGFAGSFIALFVLRMAVGALEAPAYPINSRVVTTWFPERERATAIGFYTSGQFVGLAFLTPVLAWLQHEFGWHMVFVSTGLVGIVWAVIWYAVYREPRDFKGANAAEIQLISDGGGLVDMQKSARQAKAGFSWIDLGIVLSKRKLWGIYLGQYCLNSTLWFFLTWFPTYLVKYRGMDFIKSGMLASLPFLAAFVGVLCSGFFSDWLIRRGASIGLARKLPIIGGLLISTCIIGANYVDSTALVIACLALAFFGNGLASITWSLVSTLAPARLLGLTGGVFNFIGNLSAITTPIAIGFLATGDSFAPAITYIAITALVGALSYILLVGKVERIEL